A window of Citrus sinensis cultivar Valencia sweet orange chromosome 7, DVS_A1.0, whole genome shotgun sequence contains these coding sequences:
- the LOC102609597 gene encoding leucine-rich repeat receptor-like serine/threonine-protein kinase BAM2: protein MERSAIFYFHYLHISLVIAAANNINTTDQQALLALKARITSDPSNLLAKNWTSITSVCSWIGITCDVSTHRVTALNISYFGLTGTISSQVGNLSSLQTLDLSHNQFSGTIPSSIFSISTLKILILGDNQLSGSFPSFIISNMSSIRAIDCNYNSLSGELPANIFSYLPFLKSLALSANNFHGQIPSTLSNCKQLQMLSLSINDFTGAIPKEIGNLTKLTELYLGYNKLQGEIPQDLGNLAELEWLSLPQSFLTGTIPSSIFNLTSLLELDFSNNSLTGSFRDDLCQRIPLLQRFYMTNNHFTGSIPHNLWQCKDLSVVSLSLNQLTGSIPRDIGNLTSLKKLYLSFNNLIGTYLETTLQ, encoded by the exons atGGAGCGAAGTGCCATTTTCTATTTCCATTATCTGCATATTTCCTTGGTTATAGCAGCAGCAAACAACATTAATACCACAGACCAACAAGCTCTTCTTGCTCTGAAAGCTCGTATAACTAGTGATCCTAGCAATCTTTTGGCCAAAAACTGGACCTCAATTACTTCTGTTTGCAGCTGGATAGGCATCACTTGCGATGTTAGTACCCACAGGGTCACAGccttaaatatttcttattttggcCTCACAGGCACCATCTCTTCTCAAGTTGGAAATTTATCTTCACTTCAAACACTTGATCTCAGTCATAACCAGTTTTCGGGTACCATACCTTCTTCCATCTTCAGCATTTCTACACTGAAAATACTGATCTTGGGTGACAACCAGCTCTCCGGTTCTTTCCCGTCTTTCATTATTTCCAACATGTCTTCAATACGAGCTATTGATTGTAATTACAACAGTCTATCTGGTGAACTGCCTGCAAATATTTTCAGTTATCTTCCTTTCCTAAAATCCCTTGCCTTGTCCGCAAACAATTTTCATGGCCAAATACCATCAACTTTATCAAACTGCAAACAGCTGCAAATGTTATCTTTGTCGATCAATGATTTCACAGGAGCCATACCAAAAGAAATTGGCAACTTGACCAAGCTTACGGAGTTATATCTTGGCTATAACAAACTTCAAG GAGAAATTCCTCAAGACCTGGGGAATCTTGCAGAATTAGAGTGGCTATCACTACCACAAAGCTTTTTAACAGGCACTATTCCATCATCCATCTTCAATCTTACTTCTTTATTGGAATTGGATTTTTCAAACAATAGCCTGACGGGTAGCTTCCGTGATGACTTGTGCCAACGTATTCCTCTTCTTCAAAGATTCTACATGACTAATAATCACTTCACTGGTTCAATACCACACAATTTGTGGCAATGTAAAGATCTTTCAGTTGTTTCATTGTCATTAAATCAACTCACCGGAAGCATACCCAGAGATATTGGGAACTTGACCTCTCTCAAGAAACTGTATCTTAGCTTTAACAACTTGATAGGTACGTACTTAGAAACCACTCTCCAATAG
- the LOC127898772 gene encoding receptor kinase-like protein Xa21, producing MFTGEIPHEIGNLPNVEILGIDENHLVGDVPNTIFNMSTLKALSLLNNTLSGSLPSSSKNLIGLPNIERLNLGLNNLSGRIPGFIFNASKLFLLELTGNSFSGFIPDTLVNLRNLEHLGLGYNYLTSSTPELSFLSSLANSSSLKYIVLAENPLNGVLPSSIGSLPITLEEIYLQNCKIRGNIPKEIGNLVNLITLHLGNNQLSGSIPITVGRLNTLQGLGLENNKLEGPIPDDLCQLVRLSELHVDHNKLSGPIPACFGNLNSLRNLSLGSNELSSFIPSTFWNLNNILSFDFSSNSLNGSLPLDIGNMKVVVEINLSRNYLTGDIPTTIGGLTNLQLLSLENNRLHGPIPESFGALTSLESLDLSVNNLSGVIPISLEKLVYLKDLNLSFNRLEGEIPSGGSFANFSAQSFMGNDLLCGSPHLQVPLCKSSPHQKSSKNVILLGVVLPLSVFIIAILLALGIGLITRYRKGNTELSNIEVNMSPQAMWRRFSYRELLLATDHFSEKSLIGIGSFGTVYKGRFLDGMEVAIKVFHLQFDGALKSFDAECEVLKSVRHRNLVKIISSCSNGNFKALVLEYMANGSLEKCLYSSNRSLDIFQRLSIMIDVALALEYLHFGYSNPVVHCDIKPSNILLDDDMVAHLSDFGIAKLLNGEESMRTQTLGTIGYMAPGLWVVLN from the coding sequence ATGTTTACAGGCGAGATACCACATGAAATTGGTAATCTTCCTAATGTAGAGATTTTGGGGATTGATGAGAACCACCTTGTTGGTGATGTCCCAAATACAATCTTCAACATGTCAACTTTGAAAGCACTCAGCCTTTTGAATAATACTCTCTCAGGAAGCCTTCCATCATCAAGCAAAAACCTGATCGGACTTCCAAATATCGAGAGACTCAACTTGGGGCTCAATAACTTAAGCGGGAGAATTCCAGGTTTCATCTTCAATGCCTCTAAGCTCTTTCTTCTAGAGTTGACAGGTAACTCCTTCTCAGGGTTTATTCCCGACACACTTGTCAATTTAAGAAACCTAGAGCATCTTGGCTTAGGTTATAACTACTTGACATCTTCAACTCCCGAATTGAGCTTTCTCTCCTCTTTGGCAAATTCCAGCAGTTTAAAATACATAGTTTTGGCAGAAAATCCACTTAACGGCGTTCTTCCAAGTTCCATAGGTAGTCTTCCAATTACTCTGGAAGAAATCTACTTGCAGAACTGCAAAATCCGCGGTAACATTCCAAAAGAGATTGGCAATCTGGTCAACTTGATAACCTTACATTTAGGAAACAATCAATTGAGCGGATCAATTCCAATTACAGTCGGCCGACTAAATACACTCCAAGGTTTAGGccttgaaaataataaattagaagGACCAATCCCAGATGATCTTTGTCAGTTGGTTAGGCTATCTGAGCTTCACGTGGACCACAACAAGCTTTCTGGACCAATCCCTGCATGCTTTGGTAATTTGAATTCTTTGAGGAATCTCTCTCTGGGTTCCAATGAGTTATCTTCTTTCATACCCTCTACTTTCTGGAACCTTAACAACATCTTGAGCTTTGACTTTTCATCAAATTCTTTGAATGGGTCTCTTCCATTAGACATTGGAAATATGAAAGTTGTGGTAGAAATAAATTTGTCAAGGAATTATTTAACCGGTGACATTCCAACCACAATCGGAGGCCTAACAAACCTGCAACTTCTTTCCTTAGAAAACAATAGATTACACGGCCCCATCCCTGAATCATTTGGTGCGTTGACAAGTTTGGAATCCTTGGATTTATCTGTTAATAACCTCTCCGGTGTTATTCCTATATCCTTAGAAAAACTCGTGTACCTCAAAGATCTAAATCTCTCTTTCAATAGATTAGAAGGAGAGATTCCTAGTGGAGGATCTTTTGCAAATTTCTCAGCACAATCATTTATGGGGAATGATTTGTTGTGCGGTTCACCTCATCTGCAAGTCCCATTGTGCAAAAGTAGCCCTCATCAAAAATCAAGCAAAAATGTTATTCTCCTAGGTGTGGTTTTACCTTTGAGTGTGTTCATAATAGCGATCTTACTAGCTCTTGGAATTGGGTTGATCACCAGATATCGTAAAGGAAACACAGAGCTATCAAATATTGAAGTAAATATGTCACCTCAAGCAATGTGGAGAAGATTCTCATACCGAGAACTTTTACTAGCAACAGATCACTTCAGTGAAAAAAGCCTGATTGGAATTGGAAGTTTTGGTACGGTTTACAAAGGCAGATTTCTAGATGGGATGGAGGTTGCAATAAAGGTGTTTCACTTGCAATTTGATGGAGCATTGAAAAGTTTTGATGCTGAATGTGAAGTGCTGAAAAGTGTACGTCATCGAAATCTCGTGAAAATCATCAGTAGTTGTTCAAATGGTAATTTTAAAGCACTGGTGTTAGAATATATGGCTAATGGATCCTTGGAGAAGTGTTTGTATTCAAGTAACCGCAGCTTGGATATTTTTCAGAGATTGAGCATAATGATTGATGTTGCATTAGCTCTGGAATATCTCCACTTTGGTTATTCAAATCCTGTGGTTCATTGTGACATAAAGCCTAGCAATATATTATTAGATGATGACATGGTTGCACATTTGAGTGATTTTGGCATTGCAAAGCTCTTGAATGGAGAGGAATCCATGAGAACACAAACACTCGGCACAATAGGTTATATGGCACCAGGTTTGTGGGttgttctaaattaa
- the LOC102609898 gene encoding LRR receptor-like serine/threonine-protein kinase EFR, with amino-acid sequence MEPNAGFILHCVILLLVIAAAKNITTDQQALLTLKADLIDDPSSLLAKNWTSSTSVCSWIGITCDVQRHRVTGFNISYFGLGGTIPYQIGNLSSLETLDLSHNQLSGTIPSSIFTISTLKMLSLSFNDLSGAIPKEIGNLTMLKKLGLGYNKLRGEIPQELGNLAELELVSLTNNFLSGTIPSTIFNLSSLSTGMDFSNNSLTGSLPDDMCRRLPLIKGLYMSNNKLTGPIPNNIWQCKELIVVSLAYNQFTERIPRGLGNLTSLKSLYLGFNNLTGEIPYEMGNLRNLEILGLQLNKLVGFVPTSIFNLSAMKTLALPSNALSGSLPSSIDLVRLPNLEIISLAGNNFSGIIPSFIFNASKLSVLELGENSFSGFIPNTLGNLRKLEWLRLSYNFLTSSTSELSFLSSWANCKNLKLLDLSNNPINGVLPSSIGNLSLSLSRIFISNCSIRGTIPKEIGNLINLRELGLWGNELIGSIPITFGKLQNLQGLDLVNNKLEGPIPNGLCQLARLSVLYMDGNKLSGPIPPCIGDLTSLRLLSLASNELNSVIPFTFWNLKDILSLNFSSNFLNGSLPEDIGNLKVVVIIDLSRNNLSGDIPTAIGGLMNLQDLSLRDNGLQGSIPKSIGGLVSLESLDLSNNSLSGNIPTSMEKLLYLKDLNLSFNKLEGEIPRGGPFANFSNRSFMGNDLLCGLAQVQVPVCKSGNSSSHRKSRKNTILLGVLLPLSTVFIIAVILAVRYAMISRCQEKNAKQSNIESNMLPQATRRRFSYKELLQATNQFNASNLIGTGGFGSVYKGSFLDGMEVAIKVFHLQLEGALKSFDVECEVLKSVRHRNLVKIISSCTNNDFKALVLEYMPNGSLEDYLYSNNFSFDILQRLSVIIDVALALEYLHFGYSNPVVHCDIKPSNVLLDKDMVAHLSDFGIAKLLSGEESMKQTLTLATIGYMAPGLF; translated from the exons ATGGAGCCAAATGCAGGTTTCATCCTCCATTGTGTGATTCTTTTATTAGTCATAGCAGCTGCAAAAAACATTACCACAGACCAACAAGCTCTTCTTACCCTGAAAGctgatttaattgatgatcCTAGCAGCCTTTTGGCCAAAAACTGGACCTCAAGTACCTCTGTTTGTAGCTGGATAGGCATCACTTGTGATGTTCAAAGGCATAGAGTCACGGGCTTCAATATTTCTTACTTTGGTCTAGGAGGCACCATTCCGTACCAAATCGGAAACCTTTCTTCACTTGAAACACTTGATCTTAGCCATAACCAGCTTTCGGGTACAATTCCTTCCTCCATCTTCACCATATCAACACTGAAAATGCTTTCTTTGTCGTTCAATGATTTGTCCGGAGCCATACCAAAAGAAATCGGCAACTTGACCATGCTCAAGAAGTTAGGTCTTGGATATAACAAACTCCGAG GTGAAATTCCTCAGGAGTTGGGTAATCTTGCAGAATTGGAGCTGGTATCGCTAACAAATAACTTTTTAAGTGGAACTATTCCTTCAACTATCTTCAATCTTTCTTCTCTATCAACTGGTATGGATTTTTCGAATAACAGCCTAACAGGCAGCCTCCCTGATGACATGTGTCGACGTCTTCCTCTTATTAAAGGATTGTACATGTCCAATAATAAATTGACTGGTCCAATCCCAAACAACATATGGCAGTGTAAAGAGCTTATTGTCGTTTCATTGGCATATAATCAATTCACGGAACGTATACCAAGAGGCCTTGGGAACCTGACCTCGCTCAAAAGTCTCTATCTTGGCTTCAACAACTTGACTG GTGAGATACCATACGAAATGGGAAATCTTCGTAATCTAGAAATATTGGGGCTTCAATTAAACAAGCTAGTTGGTTTTGTACCTACTTCAATCTTCAATTTGTCGGCAATGAAAACACTTGCTCTTCCATCTAATGCTCTCTCGGGAAGTCTTCCATCAAGTATAGACCTAGTAAGACTTCCAAACTTGGAGATAATTTCCTTGGCGGGTAACAATTTCAGTGGCATAATTCCAAGCTTCATCTTCAATGCTTCTAAGCTCTCCGTTCTGGAATTGGGAGAAAACTCTTTCTCAGGATTTATTCCCAACACTTTAGGCAATTTAAGAAAACTTGAGTGGCTTCGCTTAAGTTATAACTTCTTGACGTCTTCTACTTCTGAATTGAGCTTTCTCTCCTCTTGGGCAAATTGCAAGAATTTAAAACTCCTAGACTTATCAAATAATCCAATAAATGGAGTCCTGCCAAGTTCCATAGGAAATCTTTCTCTATCCTTATCACGAATCTTCATCTCCAACTGCAGCATTCGCGGTACCATTCCTAAAGAGATTGGCAATCTAATCAACTTGAGAGAGCTAGGTTTATGGGGGAATGAATTGATTGGATCAATTCCAATTACATTCGGCAAGCTACAGAATCTCCAAGGTTTAGAtcttgtaaataataaattagaagGACCAATCCCAAATGGTCTTTGCCAATTAGCTAGACTATCTGTGCTTTACATGGATGGCAACAAGCTTTCTGGACCGATTCCTCCATGCATAGGTGATCTAACTTCTTTAAGACTACTCTCATTAGCTTCTAACGAGCTAAATTCTGTTATCCCCTTCACTTTCTGGAATCTTAAAGACATCTTAAGCcttaatttttcatcaaacTTTTTAAATGGGTCTCTTCCAGAAGATATTGGAAATTTGAAGGTTGTGGTGATAATAGATTTGTCGAGGAATAATTTATCGGGAGATATTCCAACTGCAATTGGAGGGCTAATGAATCTACAAGATCTCTCCCTAAGAGATAACGGATTGCAGGGTTCAATTCCTAAATCAATCGGTGGCTTGGTTAGCTTGGAGTCCTTggatttatcaaataatagtCTCTCTGGGAATATTCCAACTTCTATGGAGAAACTCTTATACCTCAAAGATTTAAATCTCTCTTTCAATAAACTAGAAGGTGAGATTCCTCGAGGAGGACCTTTTGCTAACTTCTCAAATAGATCATTTATGGGAAATGATTTATTGTGTGGTTTAGCCCAAGTGCAAGTCCCTGTTTGCAAAAGTGGCAATAGTAGCTCTCATCggaaatcaagaaaaaatacTATTCTTCTTGGAGTTCTTTTGCCTTTGAGTACTGTGTTCATAATCGCAGTCATACTGGCTGTTAGATATGCGATGATCTCCAGATGTCAAGAAAAAAACGCCAAACAGTCAAACATTGAATCTAATATGTTACCGCAGGCAACAAGGAGAAGATTCTCCTACAAGGAACTTTTGCAAGCaacaaatcaatttaatgCAAGCAACCTAATTGGCACTGGAGGCTTTGGTTCGGTTTACAAAGGGAGTTTTTTAGATGGGATGGAGGTTGCAATAAAGGTATTTCACTTGCAACTTGAAGGAGCATTGAAGAGTTTCGATGTCGAATGTGAAGTCCTAAAAAGTGTGCGTCATCGAAACCTTGTGAAAATCATCAGCAGCTGtacaaataatgattttaaggCGCTGGTGTTAGAATACATGCCCAATGGGAGCCTAGAGGATTATTTGTATTCCAacaattttagttttgatattttgcaGAGACTGAGCGTAATAATTGATGTTGCATTAGCTTTGGAATATCTGCACTTTGGTTATTCAAATCCTGTGGTCCATTGCGACATAAAGCCTAGCAATGTATTATTAGACAAAGATATGGTTGCACATTTGAGTGATTTTGGTATTGCAAAGCTCTTAAGTGGAGAAGAGTCCATGAAACAGACACTAACACTTGCCACAATAGGATACATGGCACCAGGTTTGTTCTAA
- the LOC127898770 gene encoding uncharacterized protein LOC127898770 encodes MDVLRKDALREDNETVETITLWEIANEARERMMQNRLERMEKQMETLAAVLYELRDERRRDCETPVRRDEVGAEPSHQRRRVEETPPPVDQPNGVHPHRRELRQRLQNAEQERDQVAAHDPDRAVELEGEVRRLAQVMEEIQGRRKPPSWRIMLDEESSLSTEIMGTVIPRDFRFPDLKYSRRSDPLVHIERFNDMTGVQGLTPAQRCRVFPLTLEGRAREWYRKLPRGGIKVYEQMCQDLAEQFRGAVAPEDDMMELMGMKQEKHESLRDFVKRYHRAVPDLGAFNHPQALRGLKEGVRIGRLWYNLRSPLVQNYSAGYEQARTLHTANARTGRSGQLRSISARDDIHDSRAVQLIDQSLAYRQYTPLKISMEELYEMIEGRGLLFPPAPIIKPTHRRDKSRFCKFYDTHGHTISKCRDLKIQVEDLVRNRYLDEYVDGVSPVVESQYTRDEGVERGLEREQPTIHVIAGGPTLAGDSNRARKNYGRYAMTGKEVLLNLPAAKRAKVRQVPIMWTKDDEEGILYPHEDALVIKALVASTKLRRILVDTGSSVDILFKSALDDMGISDLKLERTNTFLKEFGGGRLTPMGIIELPITVGTKPFERTMMLDFIVVEERSPYQMILGRPFMRISQCVISTHYLALKYRVNGVVGVVKGDQRMARSCYATAAKETLQVTSLDNRGDSKKGRQEPVEKLEKIVVSRSNPSRVVKIGSGLVGAVKGELVKYLQSHADIFAWSHEDMPGIDRRAEGKTLPNCIQTLFNTNTKPILSNYLNLNCTVFQ; translated from the exons ATGGATGTGCTAAGGAAGGATGCTTTGAGGGAGGATAACGAAACTGTGGAGACAATCACTCTCTGGGAAATTGCAAATGAAGCCCGGGAGAGGATGATGCAAAATCGATTGGAGCGgatggagaaacaaatggagacTCTCGCGGCCGTACTGTATGAACTGAGAGATGAGCGAAGAAGGGATTGTGAAACCCCCGTGAGGAGAGATGAAGTTGGAGCAGAACCCAGCCACCAGAGGCGTAGAGTCGAGGAAACCCCTCCGCCGGTAGACCAACCTAATGGGGTGCATCCCCACAGAA GAGAGCTCAGGCAGCGGTTGCAGAATGCCGAGCAGGAGCGAGATCAGGTAGCTGCGCATGATCCTGACCGTGCTGTAGAATTGGAGGGAGAGGTGCGCAGATTGGCGCAGGTAATGGAGGAGATACAGGGCAGGAGAAAGCCCCCGagctggaggataatgctagaTGAAGAATCTTCGTTATCAACCGAGATCATGGGTACAGTAATCCCAAGAGATTTCCGCTTCCCCGACCTCAAATACTCCAGGCGAAGTGACCCGCTGGTGCATATTGAACGTTTCAACGACATGACTGGTGTGCAGGGGCTGACACCAGCTCAgaggtgcagggtgttcccgtTGACACTTGAGGGACGAGCCCGAGAATGGTACCGCAAGCTGCCCCGAGGAGGTATAAAAGTGTATGAGCAGATGTGCCAAGACTTGGCCGAACAGTTCCGAGGAGCAGTAGCCCCAGAGGACGACATGATGGAACTGATGGGGATGAAACAAGAGAAGCATGAATCCCTTCGGGATTTTGTAAAACGATATCACCGGGCCGTGCCGGATCTAGGAGCTTTTAATCACCCGCAGGCATTGAGGGGATTAAAAGAAGGTGTAAGAATCGGCCGATTGTGGTATAATTTAAGAAGCCCCCTAGTGCAGAATTACTCGGCGGGGTACGAACAGGCGAG AACACTACATACAGCCAACGCCAGAACTGGGCGATCAGGTCAGCTACGTTCAATATCCGCTCGGGACGATATTCATGATAGCCGAGCAGTCCAGCTGATTGACCAGAGCTTGGCGTACAGACAGTACACCCCGTTAAAGATCTCCATGGAGGAATTGTATGAGATGATCGAGGGACGAGGTCTGCTGTTCCCTCCAGCCCCTATAATAAAACCTACTCACAGACGGGATAAGAGCAGATTCTGCAAATTCTACGATACTCATGGTCACACTATCAGCAAATGTCGTGACCTAAAGATTCAGGTGGAGGATCTAGTGAGGAACCGATACTTGGATGAGTATGTAGATGGAGTGTCCCCTGTCGTTGAATCACAATACACGCGGGATGAAGGAGTTGAGAGGGGTCTGGAACGGGAACAGCCGACCATCCATGTGATAGCAGGAGGCCCAACATTGGCTGGCGATTCGAACAGGGCACGGAAGAACTATGGGAGATATGCCATGACTGGCAAAGAAGTGCTCCTCAATTTGCCAGCAGCTAAGAGGGCAAAAGTGCGGCAAGTTCCCATTATGTGGACCAAGGACGACGAAGAGGGTATTTTATATCCCCATGAGGATGCACTGGTGATTAAAGCATTGGTAGCAAGTACAAAGTTGCGGCGAATATTGGTAGACACGGGCAGCTCAGTTGACATTCTGTTTAAGTCGGCCCTAGATGATATGGGGATTTCAGACTTGAAGCTGGAGCGGACGAATACATTCTTGAAGGAATTCGGAGGGGGACGGTTAACTCCCATGGGGATCATCGAACTCCCGATTACTGTGGGGACAAAGCCGTTTGAAAGAACGATGATGCTGGACTTTATCGTGGTAGAGGAAAGAagcccttaccagatgataCTGGGGAGACCATTCATGAGGATAAGCCAATGCGTTATATCCACGCATTATCTGGCATTGAAGTACAGAGTAAATGGAGTGGTTGGCGTAGTAAAAGGCGACCAGAGGATGGCAAGGAGCTGTTATGCTACAGCGGCCAAGGAGACACTACAGGTTACTTCTCTAGATAACCGAGGAGATTCTAAAAAGGGCCGCCAAGAACCTGTTGAGAAGCTGGAAAAGATTGTGGTAAGCAGAAGCAACCCGAGCAGAGTGGTTAAGATCGGATCAGGATTGGTCGGGGCAGTAAAAGGGGAGCTAGTAAAGTACCTACAGTCTCATGCAGACATATTCGCCTGGTCTCACGAGGACATGCCAGGAATTGATCGCCGAGCAGAAGGGAAAACTCTGCCAAATTGTATCCAGACACTTTTCAATACGAATACTAAGCCAATTCTAAGCAATTATTTGAACCTTAATTGCACCGTTTTCCagtaa
- the LOC102610316 gene encoding probable disease resistance protein At5g63020, with product MEILINPIMDYLVCPLCGVISKHCGYVCGLTDSLNSLREARRDLENITRDVEARVDLAVEQRSRPRHEVNGWLESAQFMLREVDGILQRGDEEIQKTCLRKTCFPGTWCSRDKLGKEASEKIVAVEELIGRGHFAVIAERPPRAPVEERPIGKTVGLDSIISEVWRCIEDHNEKVIGLYGMGGVGKTTLLKKLNNKFRDTGHDFDLVIWVKVSRDANLEKIQESILRRFEIPDQMWIGKDEDGRANEILSNLRGKKFVLLLDDVWERLDLSKVGVSDLLDDSSQTGSKIVFTTRSEEVCGEMGARRRFRVECLSPEAALDLFRYKVGEDVYSSHFEISNLAQTVVEECRGLPLALVTIGHAMASRMGPTQWRYAVGELQRYPFKFAGMGNSVFPILRFSYDSLREDIFKTCFLYCALFPEEHNITKDELIQLWTGEGFLNGISPRDQGEYIIESLKLACLLERGENSEDSVKMHNLIRDMALELASENDNKTLVLQNNTGSNIESINSFDGWHEAVRLSLWGSSIDFLALVEAPSCPQVRTLLARLTMLHTLPIPSRFFDSMDALEVLDLSYNLDLNQLPEEIGRLKNLHHLNLSNTSIGCLPTAIKRLIKLKVLLLDGIQCHLSIPEGVISSLSSLQVFSCFSTELVELIDPLFNETAILDELNCLEHLNDLSLTLFSTEAVDKLLNSPKLQRCIRRLTIESSELLSLELGLMLSHLEILRIKCGFMKRLNIDQGLNNRPSFSALRRLSIILCPDIQNLTCLVHVPSLQFLSLSNCHSLEEIVGTYASGSSESRNYFSNLMAVDLDGLPTLRSICSGTMAFPSLQTLSITGCPSLKKLPFNSESARRSLISVRASAEWWNQLEWEDEATKDVFTVKFQEMNVKR from the coding sequence ATGGAGATTTTGATCAATCCAATCATGGACTATCTTGTATGTCCATTGTGTGGTGTGATCAGCAAACATTGTGGTTACGTCTGTGGTCTTACGGACAGTCTCAATTCTTTGAGAGAAGCAAGGCGTGATCTTGAAAACATCACCAGAGATGTGGAAGCAAGGGTTGATCTAGCGGTGGAGCAGCGTTCCAGGCCTAGACACGAAGTGAATGGCTGGCTGGAAAGCGCGCAATTCATGCTCCGAGAAGTGGATGGCATTTTACAGAGAGGTGATGAAGAGATCCAGAAAACTTGTTTGAGGAAAACATGTTTTCCTGGAACCTGGTGCTCCAGAGACAAGTTGGGAAAAGAAGCCAGTGAGAAGATTGTTGCTGTGGAAGAGTTAATAGGTCGAGGGCATTTTGCTGTTATTGCTGAAAGGCCACCACGAGCTCCCGTGGAGGAGAGGCCAATAGGGAAGACTGTTGGCTTGGACTCCATTATCAGTGAAGTTTGGAGATGCATTGAAGATCATAATGAGAAGGTGATCGGGTTGTACGGAATGGGTGGTGTCGGGAAGACCACCCTTCTAAAGAAGCTTAACAATAAGTTTCGAGATACAGGGCACGATTTTGATTTGGTGATTTGGGTTAAGGTGTCCAGAGATGCCAACTTGGAGAAAATCCAAGAAAGTATACTCAGAAGATTCGAGATCCCGGATCAAATGTGGATAGGCAAAGATGAGGATGGAAGAGCAAATGAAATCTTGAGCAACTTAAGAGGGAAGAagtttgtgttgctattagaCGACGTATGGGAACGATTAGATCTCTCAAAAGTTGGAGTTTCTGATCTTCTTGATGACAGCAGCCAAACAGGGTCCAAAATAGTATTTACAACCCGGTCGGAAGAAGTATGCGGTGAGATGGGAGCTCGTAGAAGATTTAGAGTGGAATGTTTGTCCCCGGAGGCGGCCCTAGATTTGTTCCGGTACAAAGTGGGGGAAGATGTTTACAGTTCCCATTTTGAGATTTCAAACCTTGCACAAACTGTGGTGGAAGAATGCAGAGGTTTGCCGCTTGCTCTGGTTACCATTGGCCATGCCATGGCTAGTAGAATGGGCCCTACTCAATGGCGGTATGCAGTCGGTGAATTACAAAGATATCCATTCAAATTTGCAGGTATGGGAAATTCTGTCTTTCCTATTTTGAGGTTTAGCTATGACAGCTTGAGGGAGGACATATTCAAAACTTGTTTCCTATACTGTGCCTTATTTCCAGAGGAACATAATATTACAAAAGATGAACTTATTCAACTTTGGACTGGGGAGGGATTCTTGAATGGAATTTCTCCTCGAGATCAAGgagaatatattattgaaAGTTTGAAACTTGCATGTCTACTAGAGAGGGGCGAGAATTCTGAGGATTCTGTCAAGATGCACAACTTGATACGCGATATGGCCTTGGAGTTGGCTTCTGAAAACGATAACAAGACTCTAGTACTGCAAAATAATACTGGATCAAATATTGAATCAATTAACAGCTTTGACGGATGGCATGAGGCTGTAAGATTGTCGCTGTGGGGTTCTAGCATCGACTTTTTGGCTCTCGTTGAAGCACCTTCATGTCCTCAGGTGCGAACTTTGCTTGCTAGGCTTACTATGCTGCATACACTTCCAATTCCAAGTAGATTCTTTGATTCTATGGATGCGTTGGAAGTTTTGGACTTGTCATATAATCTTGACTTAAATCAGTTGCCCGAGGAGATTGGACGATTGAAAAACTTGCACCATCTTAATCTTTCAAACACAAGTATAGGATGTTTGCCGACTGCGATCAAGCGTTTGATAAAACTGAAGGTTCTACTTTTAGACGGTATACAATGTCATCTATCTATTCCAGAAGGAGTGATTTCAAGTCTTTCATCGTTACAAGTGTTCAGCTGTTTCTCGACCGAACTTGTTGAGTTGATAGATCCACTTTTTAATGAAACAGCCATCTTAGATGAGTTGAATTGCTTGGAACACTTGAATGACTTGAGTCTCACCTTATTTTCTACCGAAGCTGTCGATAAACTTCTGAACTCCCCCAAGCTACAAAGATGCATCAGAAGACTAACAATAGAGTCTTCGGAGCTCCTGTCACTCGAGTTAGGACTAATGCTGTCGCACCTTGAGATACTTCGCATAAAGTGTGGTTTTATGAAGAGGCTTAATATTGATCAGGGATTGAATAATCGTCCTTCATTTTCTGCTCTTCGTCGTCTATCTATCATTTTGTGTCCAGATATACAAAACTTGACGTGCCTCGTACACGTTCCAAGCCTTCAGTTTCTTTCTTTGAGTAACTGTCACTCCTTGGAAGAAATAGTAGGTACCTATGCTTCTGGTTCTTCAGAAAGTCGCAACTATTTCTCAAATCTTATGGCGGTTGATCTTGATGGGCTACCAACCCTGAGGAGCATATGTAGCGGAACGATGGCCTTTCCTTCACTCCAAACTCTATCTATAACTGGCTGCCCAAGTTTGAAGAAACTCCCATTTAACTCGGAGAGCGCAAGGAGAAGTTTAATTTCGGTACGAGCAAGTGCAGAGTGGTGGAACCAGTTGGAGTGGGAGGATGAAGCCACCAAGGATGTCTTCACTGTGAAATTCCAAGAGATGAATGTGAAGCGTTAA